Within the Streptomyces sp. NBC_00554 genome, the region TTCGACTCGCTCCGTCTCGACGCCGTGCCCGACCAGGAGGCATTGCGCCGGGCGTACGAACTCCCCGGCGACGCTGCCGTGCGCAAGCAGATGACCGAACTCACCGAGCACACCCGGCGGTTGATCGGCTGCTCATCGCTGGTCCTGGTCGCCAGCGCGGACGCCGAGGGCAACTGCGACGTCTCGCCGCGCGGCGGCCCCGCCGGGTTCGTCGCCGTCCTGGACGCGCGGACGGTGGCGATTCCGGACGCGACCGGCAACAAGCGTCTGGACACCCTGCAGAACGTCATCGCCACCGGACGGGCCGGGCTACTGTTCGTCATCCCCGGGCGGACCACCACCCTGCGGGTGAACGGCCGGGCTGTCGTCTCCACCCGCCCGGAGCTGCTGTCGCAGCTGACCGCCGTGGGAAGGCCGCCGGCCAGTGCGCTGGTACTGGGGATCGAGGAGGTCTACCCGCACTGCCCCAAGTCGCTGCTGCGCAGCGGGGCCTGGAAGCCGGAGCAGTGGCTGCCCGCGGACGCCCAGCCGACCTCGGCCGAGGTGACGCTGGCCCAACTGCGGATGCCGGAACTGACGATCGCCGACATCGAACAGACGGAGGCAGACTCGCTGAAGTACCGGTACGAGTAGCGGGCCGATATGCGAGTGAACACCAGCCGGCCGAACCCCAGGCCAGCACGCCCCCGAGATCAATCGCGGGTCAGCCCGTAAGAGCGAGAGCCGCTCCGCCTGCCGCCTCAGTACTGTCACTTCGCATGACCGAGATCGAGATCACCGCAGACCTGGTCCGCGACCTACTGCAGGAGCAACATCCAGACCTTGCGGGGCTGGCCATCCGCGAGGTGGCGGGCGGCTGGGGCAACCAAATGTGGCGCCTCGGGAACGAGTTGGCCGTGCGGATGCAGCGCATGGACCCCACCCCGGAGCTCCAGCTCAAGGAGCGACGCTGGCTACCCGTGCTGGCCCCGCGCCTGCCGCTCCCGGTGCCGACCCCGGTGCGGTTCGGCGAACCGTCCGAGCGCTTCCCCAAGCACTGGACCGTGATGACGTGGGTTCCCGGCGAGCCGCTGGACCACGGCTCGATCAGCCGCGGCGCCCACGCGGCCGACACGCTCGCGGGCTTCCTCCGGGCGCTCCATGTGGAGGCGCCCGCCGAGGCGCCGATCGCTACGGACCGCGGTGCCCATCCCAGGAACTGCGCGGCCGGCTTCGAGACTTCTTCCAGGCCGTTGCCCCCGACGACATCGCTGCCGACGTCCGGGCCGTCTGGGACGACGCCGTTGCGGCCCACGCGTGGGAGGGGCCGCCGGTGTGGGTGCACGGCGACCTCCATCCCGCGAACGTCGTCGTCTCGGACGGAACGCTCTCGGGCATCGTCGACTTCGGTGACATGTTCGCCGGCGATCCGGCATGGGACCTCGCCGCCGCATGGGTGCTGCTACCCGCGGGCACGGCCTCACGGTTCTTCGACATGTACGCGCATGCGGACGAGGCGGCGATCCGGCGCGCCCGCGGGCTGGCCGCTATGAAGAGCCTCTTCCTGATGCTCATGGGGCAGAACGGAGATCGGGGCCTTCCCGGCGGCAAGCCGCACTGGGGACCCGCAGGCCGGGCTGCACTTGATCGTGTTCTGAAGGGCGTTTAGCGCACGCTTCTTTGAACTCGTTCTCGATCTTGCTTGAGAGCCATACGGCAGCCACCTTCGAGGGACCGCTCTTTCCGCTGGTGAGGAGCGATGGCCTCAAGTTCAATGACAGCTCGCCGGCGGCGCGGGTACGGCGGGAGTGTCAGCTACTGCTCATCGGGCCACAGCGCGGCCAGAGGGGCGGGCAAGATTTCTCGGGCCGCGTCAAGGAACTGTGGGCCTTCGTCCGTGGCGTCCTTCCCGCCTTCGTGAATGGCCCGTATCGCCCGCTCCACCCAGTCGTGCTCGAGCCTTTCCCAGTCCGCGGCAAGGCGGCGCAAAAACACCAGACGAAAGCGCCGTCTGGTGTCCGCGTCGAAGGGGGCGAAGCCGTTGAGAGCGATCTGAAGGCAGACGTCGAAGGCGGCGGTGAGGTCCGCTGGCGTGCTGTCCTGATCGCTGGTCAGCCACAGGTGCACAAGCGCGTTCGCAGCGGATACAACAGGGCGTCCTGTGGTCGCGTGGAAGGTGACGACGGCCGTGCCCCACACACCGGCCCACGGTTGCAGCCCATGCGCGAAGATGTCATCAGCAACGTCGCAGAGGAACTTCGCCTGCTGCTGCAACTGATGGTTGTCGTCCCGGATCCAAGAGAACCAATAGTCGTCCGTCCGGGGCCGGTACCGGTGGTCCGGCCCGAAGTCGTACGTCCAGAACGGGTCCGTGCTCCACGGCTCAGCTTCCGAATCGTCTCGCAGGCGCACCCGGATCTGCCGACGGCCGTCGTCCCAGAACCTGTCGATCGCCACGATGTCGATGAGCCCGCTCCAGCCCTCCGACGGACACTGGGAACGCCACAGCAGCGCCAGGCGGCGCCATGCGGCGACGGTTTCGCCGGTGTCGGGGAACAGGTCGTCGGCGCGGAGCCCCTCAGGGGTAGTGACGGCTACGGCCAGGAGCATCAGGTTGAGCGAGTACGTCGCCGGCCGGGTCGGCACCGGCACGCGCTGCGGCATGTAGTCGTCGTAGCGGTTGTCGTGGCGTGTGTGCAGCGCACGGTGGAAGAGGCTGAGCAGGACCGTGAGCGTTTGCGTCCGCAGCGACCGCGGCCAGCCCTGCAACCGTTCCACGAGGAAGGAAACGGTCGTTCCGCGTGTGGTCAGCGGCATTGAGGACAGCAACGCATACAGGAACGCGTCGTCCAGGGTGGACGGCCTGGTGCGGCGTGTGGGGTGGCGCACTGACTCGGCCAGATCGTGCAGTTCTTGCGTGGCGAGCCGGGCTACCAGGTACTCCCCGAAGGTGGCGTGGAGGAATTCGTAGGCGCTCAGGGTCCGGCCTTCGCGGCTGGCCCGCGCCTCGTGGACGAAGAAGAACCGACCCAGTAGCAGTTGTGCGGCCGTGAGGTGGGCGCGCAGGCCGGTGGGAGCGGAGAGGCTTTCCGGCCCGAGGGCGGCGAGGTCGGTGTTCAGTTCCGCCGCGCTGATCCACTGCTGGCCGCGGTTGAACATCGCAAACGCCACGATCGACAACTGGGTGAGCTCTTCTTCCACCGCCTCGCCGAGTTGTTCCTCGGTCAACCCAGCCGCACTCTTGCGGACCTCCCGTTCGGCAAAGCTGATGAGGAGGCGTTCGTAGAGCTCAGCCTGGCCCAGTGCGGCACTGTGGAGTTGCAGCGCGTTGCGGTCGGAGTCGTACAGCGCCAGCATGAGCAGCAGCAACGGCTGGGACGCCAGCTCGCGGTGCGCAAGTACGGTGACCGCAGTGAGGGGTTGAAGGCCGCGGGCGGCGAAGCCGGCAGTGTTGGTGGTGTTCCACACCTCCAACCACTGTGCCACCTGACGGTCGTTGAAGGGCTCCAGTCGCAAAGCGATCATGCCCTCCGCGGCACGTGCCCGGTCGGCGACTGCCGTGCGGCTGGTGACGAGGACGGCGACGGGCCGCCCCTGACTGGCCTCGCGCGCCTGGAACTCGGCCACCCGCAGCAAATAATCCGTCTGGCTGGTGCCGGTCGCCTGCAGCAGCTCGTCGAAGCCGTCCAGCATGATCACCGGAAGCGTGCGCCGGCCGCGATGTACCAGCTCGGGCCAGTTTACGGACTCGCCGGTGAAGGAGCGGACCGCCTGCTCGACCTGGGTCTGCAGGTCGGCGTCAGCAGCGGCTTCCCGCAGTACGACGCGTACGACGAGGAAGTCGGCGGGAGGGAGACGGGCCGCCAGCACCTGCGTAAGCACCGACTTGCCCGAGCCCGGCTGGCCCAGTACGAGCAGCGGGACGCGCACGGCCTGCACCGACGTCAAGTACCCCAGCAAGAATGCATCCAGGTCGCCGCGCACCGGCCGCTCTTGCCACCAGCTCTCGGTGGCGAATGGGTCGGACGGGCCCACATCGCACACCCGGAAGTCCGGATTGACGTACGCGGCGCCCAGGAGTGGCAGGCTCGTCCCGTCCAGGGCATCGCGGGAAGTGAGGATCGGACGATCAAGCACCGCCGCGTGAGCACGCGCCAGACCGGTGATCCAAGCATCCGCAGGTCTACGCTGCGCGATCGGCGCGAGGACCTCCTGCAGCCCCTCCAGGGAGGCGCTCACCGTCCCTAATCGCGCCCGGGTCGCCTGGTGATCCACCAGGTTGGCCCAGAAAGCGACCTCCGGGCATTCAAGCGCCAACTGCCTGAAGAGTTCCTCATATCGAGTGACGGCCCTCCCAGGAAGATCATTCGAGAGCGTCTGCGCGAACCGTTCTTTGTGCGTGTCGTCGAGACCGTCCCACACCGCCAGACCCGACACGAACCGGGTCACCTCACCGGACAGACGCCCGTAGAACTCTGAAAGGGCTTCCAGTGTCGTCTCGTAAGGCCGCTGCGGCACAGGCAACGGAACCTCGGCCCGAAGCAAGCCGGCGGCAAGAGAACCCAGCCGCCGGGAAGTCACCGCATCACCCCCCGCCAGGC harbors:
- a CDS encoding MSMEG_1061 family FMN-dependent PPOX-type flavoprotein, with protein sequence MTTPLARSAFDSLRLDAVPDQEALRRAYELPGDAAVRKQMTELTEHTRRLIGCSSLVLVASADAEGNCDVSPRGGPAGFVAVLDARTVAIPDATGNKRLDTLQNVIATGRAGLLFVIPGRTTTLRVNGRAVVSTRPELLSQLTAVGRPPASALVLGIEEVYPHCPKSLLRSGAWKPEQWLPADAQPTSAEVTLAQLRMPELTIADIEQTEADSLKYRYE
- a CDS encoding NACHT domain-containing NTPase, whose protein sequence is MGLSYRDAIRLLGASEERTVEALDRLTGGLLLATSATGVGLLSSLFDVRGELARLSAGLVRSLGEQARGLARFDRSERLAAAHAVVVLSAYFEVLSETDLPCDPRDLELTAAEQASLAGGDAVTSRRLGSLAAGLLRAEVPLPVPQRPYETTLEALSEFYGRLSGEVTRFVSGLAVWDGLDDTHKERFAQTLSNDLPGRAVTRYEELFRQLALECPEVAFWANLVDHQATRARLGTVSASLEGLQEVLAPIAQRRPADAWITGLARAHAAVLDRPILTSRDALDGTSLPLLGAAYVNPDFRVCDVGPSDPFATESWWQERPVRGDLDAFLLGYLTSVQAVRVPLLVLGQPGSGKSVLTQVLAARLPPADFLVVRVVLREAAADADLQTQVEQAVRSFTGESVNWPELVHRGRRTLPVIMLDGFDELLQATGTSQTDYLLRVAEFQAREASQGRPVAVLVTSRTAVADRARAAEGMIALRLEPFNDRQVAQWLEVWNTTNTAGFAARGLQPLTAVTVLAHRELASQPLLLLMLALYDSDRNALQLHSAALGQAELYERLLISFAEREVRKSAAGLTEEQLGEAVEEELTQLSIVAFAMFNRGQQWISAAELNTDLAALGPESLSAPTGLRAHLTAAQLLLGRFFFVHEARASREGRTLSAYEFLHATFGEYLVARLATQELHDLAESVRHPTRRTRPSTLDDAFLYALLSSMPLTTRGTTVSFLVERLQGWPRSLRTQTLTVLLSLFHRALHTRHDNRYDDYMPQRVPVPTRPATYSLNLMLLAVAVTTPEGLRADDLFPDTGETVAAWRRLALLWRSQCPSEGWSGLIDIVAIDRFWDDGRRQIRVRLRDDSEAEPWSTDPFWTYDFGPDHRYRPRTDDYWFSWIRDDNHQLQQQAKFLCDVADDIFAHGLQPWAGVWGTAVVTFHATTGRPVVSAANALVHLWLTSDQDSTPADLTAAFDVCLQIALNGFAPFDADTRRRFRLVFLRRLAADWERLEHDWVERAIRAIHEGGKDATDEGPQFLDAAREILPAPLAALWPDEQ